TTCCCTGGCGGACGTGGTCAGGTCGACGCGCGCGGTGGACAGCAGATCCTGCGACCACGCGACGGCCTCCAGCGGGCCGACCGACTCCGCCACTCCGACCCCGGCCGCCATGCCGACCTGGGTGATCAGCCGATCGATGCCCTGCTTGCGCGCTTCCAAGTCGGCTTCCGCGGCGCGGCGCTTGTCCGCCAGCCACTGCTCGGCGGTACCGAAACGCCGTGTGTCGAAGAGCTTTTCGAGCAATTTCTCCCGATCTTCGTTCTCCGCCCGCAGAAATCGGGCGAAATCGCCCTGCGGCAACAGCACCACCTGGAAGAACTGGTCGGCGCTCATACCGAGCAGGCGAAGAATCTCGTCACCGATATCGCCGATCCGGGAGAGGTGTTCGCCACGGCCGTCCAACCAGGTCAGCGTCGCCTTGGCGGGTTCGGTGCGCATGCCGGTGCCGCGCCGTTTGGGCCGCTCGAATTCGGGGGTGCGGGTCACGCGCAGCCGCCGCCCGCCGAGGGTCGCCTCGAGCACAACCTGCGGCGGCGTCTGCTCCGACGCGTGATCGGAGTGCAGTCGCTTGCTCTCGCCGCGCGCGCCCGGAACCCGGCCGTAGAGCGCGAAGGCGATCGCGTCCAGCACGGTCGTCTTGCCCGCGCCGGTCTGGCCGTGCAGCAAAAACAGACCGTCGGCGCCGAGCACGTCGAAGTCGACGACAGTGGCCTCGGCGAACGGGCCGAACGCGGTCATCTCCAGCTTGTGCAACCTCATGCCGCCGCGCCCATGCCGACACCCGGATACGGCACGGTCATGCGGACAATTCCCCACTCATGGCGGCGACCGCCGCTTCCGGCTCCCGATCCGCGACGGCGGCGGCGAGCGCGCGTTCCAGCCATGCCATTTCGCCACCGCTCGGCACACTACGGACGTCTGTGAGGAAGCTGTGGGCGACTTCGGTGTCGCGGCGGCCGTGCACCCGCTCACGGTAGCGCAATTCCGGGTTGCCATCGGGCCGCATCCATTCCACGTGCACTGCGAACGGGAACCGTTCCCGCAGCTTGCGCATGGCGTCGACGGGGCGGGCGATGTCGGTGAGCACCGCCGAGACGTAGTGCTGCTCGGCCCCGGTGTAGTCCGCGTCGGTCAGCAAATCGTCGAGGGTGCCGGTGATTTTGCTCAATCCCCGTACCACCGGCAGATCCCGGCGCCGGACCGAGTGCAATCCGGTCTCGTCCAGTTCGGCGATCCACACCGCCTTGCTGTGTGAGTTCTCCGCGAACGAATACGGCAGCGGCGAGCCGGAGTAGCGCACCGACTCCGACAGCGTCTGCGGAGAATGCAGGTGGCCCAGCGCCACGTAGTCGATGCCCTCGAAGGCGGCAAGCGGCACCGTTTCCACTCCGCCGACCGAGATCGACCGTTCCGATCCCGTGGCCTCCCCGCCGACGACGAAGGCGTGCGCAAGCACGACCGTCCGCACATTGTCGCGTCCGGCGATGTCTGCGCGGATCCGGCTCATCGCGGCGTCGAGGATCTCCGCATGCGAACGCGCCTGCGGCACATCGAGTTCGGCGCGGGTGATCTCCGGCTCCAGGTAGGGGATGCCGTAGAACGCCACGGGCCCGTGCTCGTCCTCGAGCAGAACCGGCCGGTCGGCATCGGCAACGGTGGTGCGCAGATGCAGCCCGCCCGCCGCGGCGAAACTCGCGCCCGCCCCGAGCCGCGCGGGCGAATCGTGGTTGCCCGACGTCGCGACGATATGCGCCCCGGCCGCGCGGATGGCCTCGAATCCCCGGTTGCACACCGCGATCGCGTCGGCGCTGGGAATGGACCGGTCGTACACGTCCCCCGGCAGCACGACGACATCGACCGACTCCTCAGCCACCAGCTCCGCGATCGCGGCCAGTGAACGGGCCTGGTCGGCAAGCAGATCCACGCCGTGGAACGTGCGCCCGATATGCCAGTCCGAGGTGTGCAGCATCCGCATGCCGCGAAACCGTAGGCCAACCCACCGACAGACTCCAATTGCCGCGCCGGCTCATCGGATTTGCCGTGCCGCCGCACGGCGCGTTACGGGTATCCAGGTCAGCGAGTTCGACAACCCGCTTCAGGAACAGTTGCGCGTTGCTGCGCACGGTCGTGTTCGGCTGGCGGCAGGAGGTGTTGTCCAGGGACATGAAGGTGGTGCAGCACCGCGGTCGCGAGCTCTACCAACGACTCGCCATCACCGGAAGGCACCTGGACCGGCTCGGCGCGCAGCTGGGCAAGGCTGTGCTTTCAACTACACCGTTTCTTCCGTGGAGTCGCGGGTAATGGTCACCGCACGCAAACTCCACGACCTGGAAATAGCGGAACAGGAGGTGTCCGCGATCCCACGGGTGGATTCCTGACCACGTCCGGTGGGCTTCGCCGACGCCGGCGAGTAGCCGGGCAACGGCCCTGCCGTCACGCCGCCGATCGCGGCGGCGGTTAGTGTGCATATCGTGGCTGCTTCCCAACGTGTGCGATCCCCGGTGCCCGCGCCGCAACGTTCGATCCTGCCGTCGGTGCCGGGTCTCCCGGTCGGCGCGGCGGTCCTGATCGCGGTTGCCTGCACGTTTGTGGGATTTCTGATCGATGCTGGCGGCGACGGCGGCGAGTTGACCGGCTCGTTCACTGCGCTGTACATCGTCGGGTGTGTGGCGGCCGTCGCTGCCGTGCGCTACCGCGGGTTGTTCAGCACGATGGTGTTGCCGCCGCTGCTGCTGTTCATCGCGGTGCCGATGGCCTACCAGCAACTCTCCGGGCGCGGCTCGACCTCTCTGAAGGACATCCTGCTGAACTTGGCGATACCGCTGGTGAACCGGTTCCCGACCATGGTGCTGGCCACCGTCATCGTTCTGCTGATCGGCGGCGGCCGGATCATGATGCACCGCCGAGAGGAGGCGGAGGGCCGGTCACCGGCGTCGCGTCGTGGCGAGAGCCGGGGCAGGCCGGCCGCCAAGCGGCCACGGTCCGGCCGCCCCTCCGGCTCGCTCGGGGATTCGGCACGCCGCAGAACGCGCCGCCCGAACGATGATGTCGATGCGCCCGACTTGGACGAGGAAACCCCCCGTCCGGCCCGCCGCCCCGCGACGCAGGTCGCCGACGCCCCGCCCCGGGTCGCACCGGCCCGTCCGCGCGAGGGCCGCGCCCCCGCCCGCGGCGTCTCCCGCCCGACGGCGGACATGCCCCGCGCTGAGGGCGAGCCGCCGCGAGCCGCCGCCCGCCGCCGCGATGTGCCGCCGCATCCCCAGCCCAATGTGCGCTACCGCGAACGCGATTCGAGCCGCACCGAGCGACGCAGGCCGGAGAACCTATAGCGGCGGATGCCCGGAGAACCTATAGCGGCGGATGCCTCGCCGTCGCGTCTGGGGCAGGACACTCAGCCAGCTTGCCCCAGACGCTCGCGAAGCTCGTCATCGGATCCTTCCGCAGCGTCGGCGGACACGATCCGCTCAGTGGCGCGTGCTGCGCAATTCTCGGGGCAGTGCGAAGACGAGGGTCTCGTTCGCGGTGGTGACCGGCTGGACATCGCCGTAGCCGTGCTCGGCCAGCATGTCCAGGACGCCGCGGACCAGGATTTCCGGGACCGACGCGCCCGAGGTGATGCCGATCGTGCGCACGCCGTCGAGCCAAGCCTCGTCGACCTCGCGGGCGAAGTCCACCAGGTGGGCCGCCTTGGCGCCGGCACCGAGCGCGACTTCGACCAGCCGCACCGAGTTCGACGAGTTGCGGGAGCCGACCACGATCACGAGATCGCATTCCGGCGCCATCGCCTTCACCGCGACCTGACGGTTCTGTGTGGCGTAGCAGATGTCGTCGCTCGGCGGGTCCTGCAGGCCGGGGAACCGGTTCCGCAGCCGCTGCACCGTCTCCATCGTCTCGTCCACGCTCAGCGTGGTCTGCGAGAGCCAGATCACTTTCGACTCGTCGCGCACGCTGACCCGGTCGACCGCGTCGGGGCCATCGACCAGCTGTACGTGCTCGGGTGCCTCACCGGCGGTGCCCTCGACCTCCTCGTGGCCCTCGTGGCCGATCAGCAGGATGTCGTAGTCGTCGCGGGCGAACCGCTTCGCCTCCTGGTGCACCTTCGTCACCAGCGGGCAGGTCGCGTCGATGGTGTGCAGATTGCGCGCGGCGGCCGATTCGTGCACTGCGGGCGAGACACCGTGCGCGGAGAACACGACCACCGCGCCCTCGGGCACCTCGTCGGTCTCGTCGACGAAGACGACGCCGCGCTCGCGCAGCGTTTCCACCACGTGCCGGTTGTGCACGATCTCCTTGCGCACATAGATCGGCGCGCCGTGCTTCTCCAGCGTCTTCTCGACGGTTTCGACCGCACGATCGACGCCGGCGCAGTACCCGCGTGGTTCGGCGAGCAGCACTCGCTTACCGCCGTCGGCATCGGCGTTTCGGGCGCCTGCCGAGCGGGCGATTCCGACGTTCAAGGAAATGGCCGAGGACATGCCCACAGGATACGTGCGGCCCCCCTCCCCGCCACGTCCGGGAGTTGTCCGTCACAATCACCGCTCGTCGCGCGGTATCGACCGGTCAAGGGCTGCGAACTGGGGCAGAAGGCGGTCGCGAGCGAGTCCGGCGGCGCGGGACCCGATGGCGACTCGTGCCGCCCCCTCGCGGTGTCGACCGATCCGTCGCGCGCCCGGATAGACGAATATGCGAACCGCGCGCGCCCCTCCTTTGCATAACACACCATTTCGGGCAGGCTAGGACCATGTTCCGACCACCGTTTCTGGCCCGGGTCGCCGCCGGTGCCGCCGTATACGCCCTCGAGGAATCCCGCAGGCTACCCACGGCGGCAATGAATTTCCCCATCACGGCAATCAGTCAGATGCTGCAGACGACGATGCACGTCCAGCAGTTCGTGACCAGCCTGGCGCTGAAGGGCGACGCGGTTTTCGACCGGTTGTCCAACAGCCCGGTGGAGCAGCCGGAGTGGGCCACTTTCGACGAGGACCTGACCGATGACCCGAACCCAGGGTCCACTCGCAACAGCCGTTTCGACTTGTACACCGCCGACGAGCCCACACCGTCCCCGCTCGGCGCGCCCGAACCGTTCCCCGCGGAAACCGCCGCCCGCGCCACCGAGACCAACGGCCACGCCTCCTCGGCGTCGATCTCCGAGCCGGACAGCACTGAGCCGGACAGCACTGAGCCGGGGATCACTGAGCCGGGGATCACTGAGCCGGAAACCCGGGAACCGGAGACCGTTGTGCCGGAAGCCGCCGAGTCGGGCCCAGAGCCTGTCGCGGCCGAGATCGCCGAGCCGGATGTCGCCATCCGCTACGACTACGCCACTATGACCCTGGCCCAGTTGCGCGCCCGCCTGCGCATGCTGACGCTCGAGGACCTCACCGCGTTGCTGGAGTACGAGCAGCGCACCAGCGCCAGGGCACCATTCGTGACCATGCTGACGAATCGGATCGCCACCGTGCGGTCCCAGTGACCGAACCGAACCACATAAAACAGGACGGCTCTCCCGCTGGGGCAGGGGCGCGGGCCAATTCCGCCGAGCAACCGTGGCCGGTGCGTTCGGTGGCTATCAAGGTCGCCCAATGGATCGACCGGCTCGGCAGCATCTGGGTCGAGGGGCAGATCACCCAGATCAATGTGCGCCCCGGCACGCGCACCGCGTTCTTGGTGCTGCGCGACCCGTCCGCCGACATGTCCCTGTCGGTAACCTGCGATCCGGATCTCATCCGCAATTCCGCCGTCCCGCTGCAGGAGGGCAGCAGGGTGGTGGTCTACGGCAAGCTCTCCTTCTTCACCGGTCGCGGCACGATCTCGTTGCGCGTCATCGAGATTCGGCCCGTCGGCATCGGCGAGCTGCTGGCCCGCGTCGAGCGGCTCAAGGCGCTGCTGGCCGCCGAGGGCCTGTTCGATCCCCGGCTCAAGCGCCCGATTCCGTTCCTGCCCACGACGGTCGGCCTGATCACCGGCCGTGCGAGCGCCGCAGAGCGCGATGTCCTGACCGTCGCCCGAAATCGTTGGCCCGCAGTGCGTTTCGAGATTCGCAATACCGCGGTGCAGGGTCCGACCGCGGTACCGCAGATGCTCGCCGCACTAGCCGAGCTCGATCGCGATCCGGCCGTCGACGTGATCGTGCTCGCGCGCGGCGGCGGCAGCGTCGAGGACCTGCTGCCGTTCTCCGACGAGGCACTGTGCCGCGCCATCGTGTCCGCGACCACCCCGATCGTGAGCGCGATCGGCCATGAACCCGACAACCCGCTCAGCGACTTCGTGGCCGATCTCCGCGCGGCCACTCCGACCGATGCCGCCAAGCGCGTCGTCCCCGACGCCGCCGCCGAGCTGGCCGGCGTCCGTGAGCTGCGCGCTCGCACCGCCGCCGCGCTGCGCGGGTGGGTCGACCGCGAGACAAAGGCGCTGGCCCAACTGCGGTCCCGGCCGGTACTGGCCGACCCGCTGCGCGAACTCGACCTCCGCCACCAGGAGGCCGAGCGCCTGCGGACGGCGGCGCGCCGCTGCGCCGAGCAACTCATCCGCACCGAATCCACGGCGGCCAGGCATCTGCGCGAGAAACTCACCGCCGTGGGCCCGGCCGCGACGCTGTCCCGTGGCTACGCTGTCGTACAGCGCGTCACCGGTCAGGACCGGCATGTGGTGCGCACGATCGAGGACGCGCCCGCGGGCAGCCAATTGCGCATCAGGGTCGCCGACGGCGCCGTCACGGCCGCCGCGCTCGGCACCCAGGCCCTTGGCGCCGAGCACACCGAGACAGGGAGGAACTGACCTTGGCCGAGCCCGGCAAGTCCACGGGTGGGAATGGAAAAGGAGCCGACCCGGCCGCCGAGCAGGCCGAGATCGCGGGCTTCGGCTACGAACGCGCCCGCGACGAACTGGTCAACGTCGTGAAGATCCTCGAACAGGGCGGCCTCGACCTGGACGAGTCCCTCGCTCTGTGGGAACGCGGCGAGGCGCTGGCCAACCGCTGCGAAGAACACCTGGCCGGTGCGCGCAAGCGTGTGGAGGAAGCGCTGCACCGCACCGATCTGGAGGAGCGGCAATGAGCATCCGCCGCGCCACCCCCGACATCCACACCACCGATATGGAAGCCAGCCGCGACTTCTACCGTCTGCTGGGCTTCCACGAAGCGATGGACCTGGGCTGGGTCGTGACGATGGTGTCGCCGTCCAACCCGACTGCCCAGGTCCTACTGGTGGGTCCGGACGCGGAGCAGCTCCAGCCGACCATGAGCGTGGAGGTCGACGACGTCGACGCCGTGCACCAGGCGATGACCGCCGCGGGCGCCGACATCGTCTACCCCCTACGCGACGAGCCATGGGGCGTACGCCGCTTCTTCGTCCGCGACCCCAGCGGAGCCATCGTCAACGTGGTGAGCCACCGCTGACGATGGCGCCGCCAGGTCACCACTATCGGGGTGTCGCCGCAGCGCTGTAGCGTGCGATGCCGTCATGCACGCCGAGCCGCACGAACCCCGCTTTCTCCAGTACACGGACCGAGGGCGGGTTGGACAACTCCACCTCGGCGCAAACCGTGTGAACCTCGGGCGCGGTCAGCGCATGGGCCGCAAGCGCCCTGGTCGCCTCGGCGGCGTAACCACGACCCCGCCGCGATGCGACGACGCCGTACCCGATCTCCAGTTCCCCGTCGACCGCAGGCCAGAACAGCCCGATCGACCCGACGACGAGTCCACTCGCGCGCTCGAGGATCAGTCGATGCCCGAATGGACCGAGCCAATCCGGGTGCTCGGCGAGCAGGCCCGCGATGACCCGGTCGCCCTCGGCAGGGAAGTCGGCGGCCCACGCTGCGCCGCGTCGGTCGCCTACCACGGCGGCCGCCTCGTCTGCGGTCCACGACCGCAGCACCAAGCGCTCGGTGGTCAAATCGGCGGAAAGAGAAAAAGACACGTGACACTCCTGGTCATCGAAAAAGACCCGGTCCGCGTCGAAGCGTCTGTGGAATCAGAGGTGCACGAACCGGAGGAAGGCATGCGAAGAACGGCTGAGGACAGCCATATTCATCGACCTCCGACTCAGTTCGGCACGTGTCTCGCACCCGCGGCAACGGTAACGGCGGGAGCGCGAGAAGACAAGCGCGGTCAGCGCTCACCAGGTGGCTCGACGACCGGGCCGACGTGCTCTGGGTTTCGTCGGCTCTGGTCGAGGTCGAGTTGGTACGCGCGATCTGCGTCGTCGAACCAGCTGATCTGGTTCACGTGCCGTCCGTCCTGGGGCGGGTCGACAGGTTGGAGATGGACGGGATCATGCACGCGAACGCTGCGGCGATTTCTCCGGCCGCGGTGCGAAGTCTCGATGCCCTGCATCTGACCACCGCGTTGGAACTGGCCGATGATCTGACCGCCGTCGTGACTTACGACAAACGGTTCGGCGATGCGGCGGAGGCCGCTGGATTGACCTGGGTCGCGCCCAGTTGATCAGCGCGTCAGCGGTGGGACGCCGGCGATCGCCTTGGCGAGCGTCGCGAACGCCGCGTGGTTGCCCGCGCCGGTGATCAGCACCCTGGACTGACCGAGATCCGCGATCCACGCGGTCTCCGAGCCCTGCTCGGCGTACACGATCCACTTCTGCTCGCCGATCTGCTCGGTGCCGCTCGCGTATCGGGACCCGAGCACAAACCTCCCCAGCGCCTCCTCGGTCGCGTTACTCTGGCTGAACCTCATATAGGTGCCCTGCGGTGTGATATAGCCGACGGTGCTGACCGGTCCGCCGCCGGTACTGCCGATGGATTCGCGGCTACCGGAGTTCGGCGTCCAGTCGGCGGGCAGGTCCGGGTTGCGGATCGGGAACGGCAGCGTGCGCGCGTCTGCGGTGAGAGCGGCCTGCACATCGAAATGCGGAATCTGCCCCTGTGTCGGACCGTTGGCGGCGAAACTGCATTGACTGGCAAGACCCGCGAAAACCACGGCGATCAACACCAACGGAATCAGCGACCAGAACAGATCCCGATAGTCGTTCAGAATGCGTGGCTTTTGGTACGACACGCTCCCAGTATCCACTTGCGGGGCGGCGCTCCCCCGCGCACCCCGATCCCTGGAACAGGTGCACGACCGTGCCACATCGAATGAGACAATTGACCGGTACGTACCGACGCACAGGAGGCACCTCGCAATGACGGCATCTTCCCCGAAACCGAGCCGCCGCGAGGCGCCCGACCGCAACCTCGCGCTCGAACTGGTCCGTGTGACCGAAGCCGGAGCGATGGCCGCGGGCCGCTGGGTCGGACGCGGCGACAAGGAGGGAGGCGACGGCGCCGCCGTCGATGCCATGCGGCAGCTGGTCAGCTCGGTGTCCATGCGCGGCGTCGTCGTCATCGGCGAGGGCGAGAAGGACGAAGCGCCCATGCTCTACAACGGCGAGGCCGTCGGCGACGGCACCGGCCCCGAAGTGGACTTCGCGGTGGACCCGATCGACGGCACCACGCTGATGTCCAAGGGCTCGCCCGGCGCGATCGCCGTGCTCGCGGTCGCCGAGCGCGGTGCGATGTTCGACCCTTCGGCGGTGTTCTACATGCACAAGATCGCCGTCGGCCCGGACGCCGCCCACGTGGTCGATATCTCGGTCCCGATCCGCGAGAACATCAGGCGAGTCGCCAAGGCCAAGAACTCCTTGAAATCCGACCTGACCGTCTGCATCCTGGACCGTCCCCGGCACGCCGAACTGATCCAGCAGGTGCGTGACGCGGGCGCCCGCATCCGCCTGATCTCCGACGGCGACGTCGCGGGCGCGATCGCCGCGGCCCGCCCGGACTCCGGCACCGACATCCTGGTCGGCATCGGCGGCACGCCCGAGGGCATCATCGCCGCCGCCGCGATGCGCTGCATGGGCGGCGAACTGCAGGGCATGCTCGCCCCGAAAGACGATGAGGAACGACAGAAGGCCGTCGATGCAGGCCACGACCTCGACCGCGTGCTCAGCACCGAAGACCTGGTCTCCGGCGACAATGTCTTCTTCTGCGCCACCGGCGTCACCGACGGCGATCTGCTGCGCGGCGTGCGCTACTACGGAGGCGGCGCGTCGACCCAGTCGATCGTCATGCGCTCCAAGTCCGGCACGGTTCGCATGATCGACGCCTACCACCGGCTGACCAAACTGCACGAGTACTCGTCGGTCGACTTCATCGGTGACGAGGACGCAGTACCGCCGCTGCCGTGACATTGGCCGCGCCTGCGGCGCGGCGTGTTCCCGGCCCCCTATTGGCTCGCGTTTGCGCGACCGCCGCTGGCGACTTCGTCGCGACGCGGCGGCCGCGCAAACGCGAGCCGGGCCGGGAACGGGCAATGCTCGGTCTCGCTTCGCTCGGAAGCGGGAGTCGGGCCAAGTGGTCACGCAGGGCCGCACTCGCGGCACCTCAGGGTTCGCTAAATCTTCGTAGCTGTGGCGGCAGCAATCGTCCGTGAGCGGCTTTCCGGACGCAACCCAATCGTATGCCCACCCTGACGCAACAAAACCGGCCGCACTCCCGGTTCCGAGCGAAGCGAGACCGTCCATTGCCCGTTCGCGGCCCGGCTCGCGTCCGAGCGGCCGCCGCGTCCGCGACGAAGTCGCCAGCGGCGGTCGCTCGGACGCGAGCCATCAAGGGGCCGCGAACACGCCGCGCCCGCGCGGCCGAAAACACAGCCGCGAACACCCAGCGCCGCAGGGCGCTGGCAAAAAAACACAGCAAATAGACTGAGCATATGGCCGAGGAGACGCAGTACCGCATCGAGCACGACACCATGGGCGAAGTTCGAGTTCCGGTGAACGCTTTGTGGCGGGCGCAGACCCAGCGGGCCGTTGAGAACTTCCCGATCAGCGGACACGGCCTGGAGCGCGCGCAGATCCGCGCGCTCGGCCTGCTGAAGGCCGCGTGCGCCACGGTGAACCGCGACCTGGGTCTGCTCGATCCGGTGAAGGCCGACGCCATCATCGCCGCGGCGAACGAGATCGCGGGGGGCAAGCACGACGACCAGTTCCCGATCGATGTCTTCCAAACCGGTTCGGGCACCAGCTCGAATATGAACGCCAACGAGGTGATCGCCTCGCTCGCCAAGGCGAACGGCGTCACCGTGCACCCGAACGACGACGTCAACATGTCGCAGTCGTCCAACGACACCTTCCCCACCGCAACACATCTCGCCGCCACCGAAGGAGTCATCACCGAGCTGGTC
The DNA window shown above is from Nocardia sp. NBC_01730 and carries:
- a CDS encoding 4-hydroxy-3-methylbut-2-enyl diphosphate reductase, producing the protein MSSAISLNVGIARSAGARNADADGGKRVLLAEPRGYCAGVDRAVETVEKTLEKHGAPIYVRKEIVHNRHVVETLRERGVVFVDETDEVPEGAVVVFSAHGVSPAVHESAAARNLHTIDATCPLVTKVHQEAKRFARDDYDILLIGHEGHEEVEGTAGEAPEHVQLVDGPDAVDRVSVRDESKVIWLSQTTLSVDETMETVQRLRNRFPGLQDPPSDDICYATQNRQVAVKAMAPECDLVIVVGSRNSSNSVRLVEVALGAGAKAAHLVDFAREVDEAWLDGVRTIGITSGASVPEILVRGVLDMLAEHGYGDVQPVTTANETLVFALPRELRSTRH
- a CDS encoding VOC family protein yields the protein MSIRRATPDIHTTDMEASRDFYRLLGFHEAMDLGWVVTMVSPSNPTAQVLLVGPDAEQLQPTMSVEVDDVDAVHQAMTAAGADIVYPLRDEPWGVRRFFVRDPSGAIVNVVSHR
- a CDS encoding exonuclease SbcCD subunit D, giving the protein MRMLHTSDWHIGRTFHGVDLLADQARSLAAIAELVAEESVDVVVLPGDVYDRSIPSADAIAVCNRGFEAIRAAGAHIVATSGNHDSPARLGAGASFAAAGGLHLRTTVADADRPVLLEDEHGPVAFYGIPYLEPEITRAELDVPQARSHAEILDAAMSRIRADIAGRDNVRTVVLAHAFVVGGEATGSERSISVGGVETVPLAAFEGIDYVALGHLHSPQTLSESVRYSGSPLPYSFAENSHSKAVWIAELDETGLHSVRRRDLPVVRGLSKITGTLDDLLTDADYTGAEQHYVSAVLTDIARPVDAMRKLRERFPFAVHVEWMRPDGNPELRYRERVHGRRDTEVAHSFLTDVRSVPSGGEMAWLERALAAAVADREPEAAVAAMSGELSA
- a CDS encoding DUF6542 domain-containing protein, whose translation is MAASQRVRSPVPAPQRSILPSVPGLPVGAAVLIAVACTFVGFLIDAGGDGGELTGSFTALYIVGCVAAVAAVRYRGLFSTMVLPPLLLFIAVPMAYQQLSGRGSTSLKDILLNLAIPLVNRFPTMVLATVIVLLIGGGRIMMHRREEAEGRSPASRRGESRGRPAAKRPRSGRPSGSLGDSARRRTRRPNDDVDAPDLDEETPRPARRPATQVADAPPRVAPARPREGRAPARGVSRPTADMPRAEGEPPRAAARRRDVPPHPQPNVRYRERDSSRTERRRPENL
- a CDS encoding lipid droplet-associated protein, producing MFRPPFLARVAAGAAVYALEESRRLPTAAMNFPITAISQMLQTTMHVQQFVTSLALKGDAVFDRLSNSPVEQPEWATFDEDLTDDPNPGSTRNSRFDLYTADEPTPSPLGAPEPFPAETAARATETNGHASSASISEPDSTEPDSTEPGITEPGITEPETREPETVVPEAAESGPEPVAAEIAEPDVAIRYDYATMTLAQLRARLRMLTLEDLTALLEYEQRTSARAPFVTMLTNRIATVRSQ
- the xseA gene encoding exodeoxyribonuclease VII large subunit, with amino-acid sequence MKQDGSPAGAGARANSAEQPWPVRSVAIKVAQWIDRLGSIWVEGQITQINVRPGTRTAFLVLRDPSADMSLSVTCDPDLIRNSAVPLQEGSRVVVYGKLSFFTGRGTISLRVIEIRPVGIGELLARVERLKALLAAEGLFDPRLKRPIPFLPTTVGLITGRASAAERDVLTVARNRWPAVRFEIRNTAVQGPTAVPQMLAALAELDRDPAVDVIVLARGGGSVEDLLPFSDEALCRAIVSATTPIVSAIGHEPDNPLSDFVADLRAATPTDAAKRVVPDAAAELAGVRELRARTAAALRGWVDRETKALAQLRSRPVLADPLRELDLRHQEAERLRTAARRCAEQLIRTESTAARHLREKLTAVGPAATLSRGYAVVQRVTGQDRHVVRTIEDAPAGSQLRIRVADGAVTAAALGTQALGAEHTETGRN
- a CDS encoding PIN domain-containing protein — encoded protein: MSRTRGNGNGGSARRQARSALTRWLDDRADVLWVSSALVEVELVRAICVVEPADLVHVPSVLGRVDRLEMDGIMHANAAAISPAAVRSLDALHLTTALELADDLTAVVTYDKRFGDAAEAAGLTWVAPS
- a CDS encoding exodeoxyribonuclease VII small subunit gives rise to the protein MAGFGYERARDELVNVVKILEQGGLDLDESLALWERGEALANRCEEHLAGARKRVEEALHRTDLEERQ
- the glpX gene encoding class II fructose-bisphosphatase — encoded protein: MTASSPKPSRREAPDRNLALELVRVTEAGAMAAGRWVGRGDKEGGDGAAVDAMRQLVSSVSMRGVVVIGEGEKDEAPMLYNGEAVGDGTGPEVDFAVDPIDGTTLMSKGSPGAIAVLAVAERGAMFDPSAVFYMHKIAVGPDAAHVVDISVPIRENIRRVAKAKNSLKSDLTVCILDRPRHAELIQQVRDAGARIRLISDGDVAGAIAAARPDSGTDILVGIGGTPEGIIAAAAMRCMGGELQGMLAPKDDEERQKAVDAGHDLDRVLSTEDLVSGDNVFFCATGVTDGDLLRGVRYYGGGASTQSIVMRSKSGTVRMIDAYHRLTKLHEYSSVDFIGDEDAVPPLP
- a CDS encoding GNAT family N-acetyltransferase, producing the protein MSFSLSADLTTERLVLRSWTADEAAAVVGDRRGAAWAADFPAEGDRVIAGLLAEHPDWLGPFGHRLILERASGLVVGSIGLFWPAVDGELEIGYGVVASRRGRGYAAEATRALAAHALTAPEVHTVCAEVELSNPPSVRVLEKAGFVRLGVHDGIARYSAAATPR
- a CDS encoding DUF4245 domain-containing protein gives rise to the protein MSYQKPRILNDYRDLFWSLIPLVLIAVVFAGLASQCSFAANGPTQGQIPHFDVQAALTADARTLPFPIRNPDLPADWTPNSGSRESIGSTGGGPVSTVGYITPQGTYMRFSQSNATEEALGRFVLGSRYASGTEQIGEQKWIVYAEQGSETAWIADLGQSRVLITGAGNHAAFATLAKAIAGVPPLTR